A genomic stretch from Burkholderia pyrrocinia includes:
- a CDS encoding GtrA family protein, with the protein MQASNFDREPLTKTFVQLLRFLVVGGLNTLVGYSLFAVLTYAGLAYPVAIGLATIGGVLFNFQSVGRLVFDGAPRSRFWRFVGVYCVIYLLNLGGVRLLLGLDANIYIANALTLLPLSVIAFILNRRFVFNLS; encoded by the coding sequence ATGCAAGCGTCTAATTTCGACCGTGAGCCTTTGACGAAGACGTTTGTCCAGCTATTGCGTTTTCTGGTTGTCGGCGGGCTGAACACACTGGTTGGCTACTCGTTATTTGCGGTTCTGACTTACGCGGGTCTCGCTTATCCCGTCGCTATTGGGCTCGCCACCATTGGCGGGGTGCTCTTCAACTTCCAGAGCGTCGGACGGCTCGTATTCGACGGTGCGCCGCGGTCGCGCTTCTGGCGATTCGTTGGCGTCTACTGTGTGATCTACCTGTTGAATCTCGGCGGAGTGCGGTTGCTGCTCGGCCTTGACGCAAACATCTATATTGCGAATGCTCTGACGCTGCTTCCGCTTAGTGTCATTGCGTTTATCCTGAATCGCCGTTTTGTCTTCAACCTGTCATGA
- a CDS encoding transketolase family protein, with translation MRDAFSDAIVGAARQDPKVLLLTGDHGYALFDAFRKACPDQYINCGIAEQNMVGVAAGLAKAGFKPIVYGLAAFVPIRVLEQIKIDVCYEDLPVTFIGDGAGVVYAQLGTSHQSTEDIAALRAIPQLSIYSPADRFELTACMQDISDRQAPAYLRMGKADLGDVHSAPLNSWRNGDAVPLTNEAHPSLFIATGSGVRLAQKVAAAAGGADIVSVPCIKPFPVDSIRRLAAGRQAIVTFEEHSIYGGLGGAVAEALMGSFVGTFVRVGIQDRFSAFCGNYPYLMESHGLSPDAVKEQIKKALDASV, from the coding sequence ATGAGGGATGCATTTTCTGATGCGATTGTCGGCGCGGCGCGGCAAGATCCCAAGGTTCTTCTGCTGACGGGCGATCACGGCTATGCGCTCTTCGATGCATTTCGCAAAGCATGCCCCGATCAATACATCAATTGCGGTATCGCGGAGCAGAACATGGTGGGGGTAGCCGCAGGTCTTGCCAAGGCCGGATTCAAACCCATCGTCTACGGACTCGCCGCATTCGTGCCGATTCGCGTTCTGGAGCAGATCAAGATCGATGTCTGCTATGAAGATCTGCCGGTTACTTTTATCGGCGATGGCGCCGGGGTGGTCTACGCCCAACTGGGTACGAGCCACCAAAGTACGGAGGATATTGCTGCGCTTCGCGCGATCCCGCAGCTGTCGATATATTCTCCTGCTGACCGGTTCGAGCTGACTGCCTGCATGCAGGACATCTCGGACAGACAGGCGCCTGCCTATCTGCGGATGGGCAAGGCGGATCTTGGCGATGTGCATTCTGCACCGCTCAACTCGTGGCGCAATGGCGATGCTGTCCCATTAACGAACGAAGCGCATCCGAGCCTTTTCATTGCGACAGGTTCGGGTGTGCGGCTGGCTCAGAAGGTCGCGGCGGCGGCTGGTGGCGCGGACATCGTCTCGGTGCCCTGCATCAAACCCTTTCCTGTTGATTCGATTCGCAGGCTTGCAGCGGGCAGGCAAGCGATCGTGACGTTTGAAGAGCATTCGATTTACGGTGGACTGGGTGGCGCCGTCGCGGAAGCGCTGATGGGCAGTTTTGTCGGGACGTTCGTGCGTGTAGGCATTCAAGATAGATTCAGCGCGTTCTGCGGCAACTATCCCTATCTGATGGAAAGCCATGGCCTTTCCCCAGATGCCGTCAAAGAGCAAATAAAGAAGGCACTCGATGCAAGCGTCTAA